One genomic segment of Hallerella porci includes these proteins:
- a CDS encoding acyl-CoA thioesterase, producing the protein METCPFQSTTEIEVRYAETDQMGVVHHSVYAVWFEKARTDFFKQVGSTYAEIEKSGFTSPVLELNVRYRNPTRYGDFVRIHTTLEREGMLHFRFRYRLFVGEVLCTVGSTLHCFLKEGKPTRELPPEVFRLFPQTP; encoded by the coding sequence ATGGAAACTTGTCCTTTTCAATCGACGACAGAAATTGAAGTCCGCTATGCGGAAACCGATCAAATGGGAGTTGTTCATCATTCTGTGTATGCGGTTTGGTTCGAAAAAGCGCGGACGGATTTTTTTAAGCAAGTCGGTTCTACCTACGCAGAAATTGAAAAATCGGGATTTACATCGCCGGTCTTAGAATTAAACGTCCGGTATCGGAATCCGACGCGTTACGGTGACTTTGTGCGGATTCATACGACTCTCGAACGCGAAGGCATGTTGCATTTTCGCTTTCGGTATCGGCTTTTTGTGGGCGAAGTCTTGTGCACGGTCGGTTCAACTCTGCATTGCTTTTTAAAAGAAGGAAAGCCGACCCGCGAATTACCGCCAGAGGTTTTCCGCCTTTTTCCGCAAACTCCGTAA
- a CDS encoding acyl carrier protein: MNQEEVKSKLKSFFMSDLGVDGDVLNYDTPLFGEEIGLDSVDSLEIISFVDSNFGVSMTGAGKEPFQSIDTIADFIAKHQA, translated from the coding sequence ATGAACCAAGAAGAAGTGAAAAGCAAGCTCAAGTCATTCTTTATGTCGGATCTCGGCGTCGATGGCGACGTTTTGAACTACGACACTCCGCTCTTTGGCGAAGAAATCGGCTTGGACTCTGTGGATTCGCTGGAAATCATCTCCTTCGTGGATAGCAACTTCGGCGTCTCGATGACCGGTGCGGGCAAGGAACCGTTCCAGAGCATCGATACCATCGCTGACTTTATTGCCAAGCATCAGGCTTAA
- a CDS encoding beta-ketoacyl-[acyl-carrier-protein] synthase family protein: MTSNDRRCVVTGLGVICAVGNNVEETWKNALNSVSGIHKTTSVDTDKCYADLAAEVHCDTLDEIDHPEEKDRASKLCIKAAKEALADANLSDFADDQRVSVIIGSCVGGVISVEHYNRHGKNALDIPKMPIASIASQVAETCRAGGIVTNVANACAAGTISIALACDLIRSGKADVVIAGGADSFAAVPYSGFLSLHALDENGCSPFNHCNGITLGEGAGIVIVESFAHAEKRKAKTYCEVLGAGVTSDAHHITAPREDALCLTEAMNRAVKNSGIQKKDIGYVNAHGTGTGKNDNAEITAFTKFFGEENPTVSVSSTKVMTGHCLGAAGAIEAVFSIKALTTNTVLPTLHYSAEDSEALKAKVGALDFVQNVPHEKELQCVMSNNVAFGGTNASIIFSKKAGNVQALSAKDKKIAVTGLGIVCPLGNSKDAYIAAVEKDAKPESASIHSTIALDDYKELGIKMAFYRKLDNLGQLQTVSGMRALQDGNFKVSDENAKDIGIIVGTSEGGLGATYDFEELIAKLGNAQGSAFKFPHTVYNAAGGYLSICSGIKGYGVTITTGPLSGLDSIGYSMNVIHDGQEHAMMATGTDENLPIITEFAQKLNVAADQVVAPYSNSNGCVVGDGSVSILMEADDFAKSRGAKIYCYALGYGNGRKNVNFGHISGSDSALDLAIREALADAKISVDDIDAVCGFANGYAKLDAIEKSSLSRVFGDRLEKLPLIEVKERVGEGRAGSAALAAAEAALLLSGELKSENAYFVGKDGAVKTQKIDAADLKKVLVISFATGGSYSAVVLGK; encoded by the coding sequence ATGACTTCGAATGATCGCCGCTGTGTCGTCACCGGTTTAGGCGTAATCTGCGCCGTCGGAAACAATGTAGAAGAAACGTGGAAGAACGCTCTGAATTCGGTTTCGGGCATTCACAAAACGACATCTGTCGATACCGACAAATGTTATGCGGATTTAGCCGCAGAAGTTCACTGTGATACTTTGGATGAAATCGATCATCCGGAGGAAAAGGATCGCGCTTCGAAACTTTGCATCAAGGCGGCAAAAGAAGCCTTGGCCGATGCAAATCTTTCGGATTTTGCAGACGACCAACGCGTAAGCGTGATCATTGGAAGTTGTGTCGGCGGCGTGATTAGCGTGGAACATTACAATCGCCACGGTAAAAATGCTTTGGATATTCCGAAGATGCCGATTGCATCCATCGCTTCGCAAGTCGCAGAAACTTGCCGCGCCGGCGGTATTGTGACGAACGTGGCGAATGCCTGCGCTGCTGGAACGATTTCAATTGCACTTGCTTGTGATTTGATTCGTTCGGGAAAAGCGGATGTCGTTATTGCGGGCGGAGCGGATTCGTTCGCCGCAGTTCCGTATTCGGGATTCCTTTCTCTCCATGCGTTAGACGAAAATGGTTGCTCGCCGTTTAATCATTGTAACGGCATTACTCTCGGCGAAGGCGCAGGAATTGTCATCGTCGAATCATTTGCTCACGCCGAAAAGCGTAAAGCAAAAACTTATTGCGAAGTGTTGGGCGCAGGCGTTACAAGCGATGCGCATCACATTACCGCTCCGCGTGAAGATGCGCTCTGCTTAACCGAAGCGATGAATCGCGCCGTGAAAAATTCGGGCATTCAAAAGAAAGATATCGGTTATGTCAACGCGCACGGAACGGGTACCGGCAAAAATGATAACGCCGAAATTACCGCGTTTACGAAATTCTTTGGCGAAGAAAATCCGACGGTGAGCGTCAGTTCGACGAAGGTCATGACCGGTCACTGCCTTGGGGCAGCGGGCGCAATCGAAGCGGTCTTTAGCATTAAAGCGCTTACGACAAATACTGTCCTTCCGACATTGCATTATTCCGCCGAAGATTCCGAAGCGCTCAAAGCAAAAGTCGGCGCTTTGGATTTTGTGCAGAACGTGCCGCATGAAAAAGAATTGCAGTGCGTGATGAGCAATAACGTCGCCTTTGGCGGCACGAACGCGAGCATTATCTTCTCGAAGAAAGCGGGAAATGTGCAGGCGCTTTCTGCAAAAGACAAAAAAATCGCAGTCACCGGTCTCGGGATTGTGTGTCCGCTCGGCAATAGCAAAGACGCTTACATTGCCGCGGTCGAAAAAGATGCAAAGCCCGAAAGCGCATCGATTCATTCGACGATTGCCTTGGACGATTACAAAGAACTCGGCATCAAGATGGCTTTCTACCGGAAGCTTGACAATTTAGGTCAGCTGCAAACGGTCTCGGGCATGCGCGCATTGCAAGATGGTAACTTCAAAGTTTCGGACGAAAATGCAAAAGACATCGGCATTATCGTGGGAACAAGCGAAGGCGGTCTCGGTGCGACATACGATTTTGAAGAACTCATCGCAAAACTCGGCAACGCACAAGGTAGCGCATTTAAATTCCCGCATACAGTTTATAATGCAGCGGGCGGTTACCTTTCGATTTGTTCGGGCATTAAAGGCTACGGCGTAACGATTACGACGGGTCCGCTCTCGGGTCTCGATAGCATCGGTTATTCGATGAATGTCATTCACGACGGACAAGAACATGCGATGATGGCAACGGGAACCGATGAAAATCTCCCGATTATTACAGAATTTGCGCAAAAGTTAAATGTAGCTGCCGATCAAGTGGTCGCTCCGTATTCGAATTCGAACGGTTGCGTTGTCGGCGACGGTAGCGTTTCCATTTTGATGGAAGCGGATGACTTTGCAAAATCTCGCGGCGCAAAAATTTACTGCTATGCGCTCGGTTACGGTAACGGTCGTAAGAATGTGAATTTCGGACATATCTCGGGTTCGGATTCTGCGCTGGATCTCGCTATCCGCGAAGCTCTCGCCGATGCAAAAATTTCGGTGGACGATATCGACGCGGTCTGCGGATTTGCCAATGGCTACGCAAAACTCGATGCGATTGAAAAGTCGTCGCTTTCTCGCGTCTTCGGCGATCGTTTAGAAAAGCTCCCGCTCATCGAAGTGAAGGAACGCGTGGGCGAAGGCCGTGCGGGCTCGGCAGCGCTTGCTGCAGCAGAAGCCGCTTTGCTTTTAAGCGGTGAACTCAAGAGCGAAAACGCTTACTTTGTCGGCAAAGACGGTGCGGTGAAAACGCAAAAAATCGATGCAGCCGATTTGAAGAAAGTCCTTGTGATTTCGTTTGCAACGGGCGGTTCTTATAGCGCAGTCGTTCTCGGAAAGTAA
- a CDS encoding SDR family NAD(P)-dependent oxidoreductase yields the protein MKVALVTGASKGIGKACALRLAKDGYTVVVNYSSSDAAAQETLAQIQAAGGEGMVYKADVSKLDQVKLMVREVFKAYGRIDVLVNNAGIVRDEYLLMINPDTLDKCIDLNVKGYIYCAQQVALKMFKQKSGVIVNMSSVSSKFALAGQSVYSATKGAVNSLTQTLAKELGGYGIRVNAVAPGFIQTEMIDAIPAEKREEYVKQIPLKRFGTADEVANLVSAIASDEFAYVTGQVFVLDGGLSL from the coding sequence ATGAAAGTTGCATTGGTTACAGGCGCTTCGAAAGGAATCGGCAAAGCTTGTGCGCTTCGCTTAGCAAAAGACGGTTATACTGTCGTCGTGAATTATTCAAGTTCCGATGCAGCCGCTCAAGAAACTCTTGCGCAGATTCAGGCCGCGGGCGGCGAAGGCATGGTTTACAAAGCCGATGTTTCAAAACTCGATCAGGTGAAGTTAATGGTTCGCGAAGTCTTTAAGGCTTACGGAAGAATTGACGTTCTCGTGAACAATGCAGGAATTGTCCGCGACGAATATTTGCTCATGATCAATCCCGATACTCTTGACAAATGCATCGACTTGAATGTGAAGGGCTACATTTATTGCGCGCAGCAAGTTGCTCTCAAAATGTTTAAGCAAAAGTCGGGCGTTATCGTGAATATGTCTTCGGTCAGTTCGAAATTTGCCTTAGCGGGTCAAAGCGTTTACAGCGCAACAAAGGGCGCAGTCAATTCGCTCACGCAGACTTTGGCAAAAGAACTCGGCGGCTACGGCATTCGCGTCAACGCTGTCGCTCCGGGATTTATTCAAACCGAAATGATCGATGCGATTCCCGCAGAAAAGCGCGAAGAATATGTGAAGCAAATTCCGCTGAAGCGTTTTGGCACAGCAGACGAAGTGGCAAATCTCGTTTCGGCGATTGCATCCGATGAATTTGCGTATGTGACAGGTCAAGTGTTCGTCCTCGATGGGGGACTTTCTCTATGA
- the fabZ gene encoding 3-hydroxyacyl-ACP dehydratase FabZ has protein sequence MMNIYEISERIAQRPPFQMVEKVLELVPNESATGIKNVSVNEPYFMGHFPGAPIMPGVLIVESCAQLCSLVIEKKPEDLEKNLYVLLKIDGFKFVKPVIPGDQLEMTVTKTKGGGVLVGFNCVVKVNGVVHAKGDLTFTTVPKENLGK, from the coding sequence ATGATGAACATTTACGAAATCAGCGAACGTATTGCGCAGCGTCCGCCGTTTCAAATGGTTGAAAAAGTCTTAGAACTTGTTCCCAATGAATCGGCAACGGGCATTAAAAATGTGAGCGTCAACGAACCGTATTTTATGGGACATTTTCCGGGTGCGCCGATTATGCCGGGAGTTCTCATCGTCGAAAGTTGCGCGCAGCTTTGTTCGCTCGTCATCGAGAAAAAGCCCGAAGATTTGGAAAAGAATCTTTATGTGCTGTTAAAAATCGATGGTTTTAAATTTGTAAAACCTGTGATTCCCGGCGATCAGCTCGAAATGACCGTCACAAAGACGAAAGGCGGCGGTGTTTTAGTCGGCTTTAATTGCGTCGTGAAAGTGAACGGCGTTGTGCACGCCAAAGGCGATTTAACCTTTACAACTGTTCCCAAAGAAAATTTGGGCAAGTAA
- a CDS encoding lysophospholipid acyltransferase family protein encodes MADQKTENSLYERLMRFFVIVVIYTVRYVFYIWFRPKVTFTDDSVRSTRLKSPAVIIANHTNMLDPIMMLAVFFYHRSIVVAKDQIEDPHFSWALKRAACVIPCDRFNLDTEWALIAKREIEKGNSVIIFPEGKCRDDGQLNEFKTGFAFLARSTGTPVISVGLDGIYKFGHRTQVVIGAAEKIERVKGIPSSKHLTERSEYFQKKIWKLKQQALGKSSEEVCP; translated from the coding sequence ATGGCCGATCAAAAAACGGAAAATTCGCTTTACGAACGTTTGATGCGATTCTTTGTCATCGTGGTGATTTACACGGTGCGCTATGTCTTTTATATCTGGTTCCGCCCGAAGGTGACTTTTACCGATGATTCTGTCCGGTCTACACGACTCAAATCGCCGGCGGTCATTATTGCGAACCACACGAATATGCTCGATCCGATTATGATGCTCGCGGTATTTTTTTACCATCGGAGTATCGTCGTCGCCAAAGATCAAATTGAAGACCCGCATTTTAGTTGGGCGCTGAAACGCGCCGCTTGCGTGATTCCTTGCGACCGCTTTAACTTGGACACCGAATGGGCGTTAATCGCCAAGCGTGAAATTGAAAAAGGAAATTCGGTGATTATTTTCCCCGAGGGAAAGTGCCGCGACGATGGTCAGTTAAATGAATTTAAAACGGGATTTGCTTTCCTCGCCCGTTCCACGGGGACTCCGGTGATTTCCGTCGGGTTGGATGGAATTTACAAATTTGGACATCGGACGCAAGTCGTCATCGGGGCGGCTGAAAAAATTGAACGCGTCAAAGGAATTCCGTCGTCAAAGCATTTAACCGAACGCAGCGAATATTTCCAGAAAAAAATTTGGAAATTAAAACAACAGGCTTTGGGCAAAAGTTCTGAAGAGGTTTGTCCATGA
- a CDS encoding patatin-like phospholipase family protein, whose product MKVGLVLEGGSRQTIFSAGILDAMLDENIVYPYICGVSAGGHAAMNYVTRQKGRLRHIIMPTKLQRGKKHANRILDGIQKESHALHYLAAYGAMPFDFQTFFNSPVECEFTLTTCETGRPAYLSEKNDEKNLLDIINASSSVPMLFPVAQIGIWHYVDGTVSDPIPFHRAFEKGCDKVVVISTHFPGESVTDFRKYSPILNPMFKRKYPNLFRVMMVRFRRYTRMFEELKQLEKAGKVFLMRPESDLCDLFETDLDRLNASYAMGQNYATRRMAELKEFLK is encoded by the coding sequence ATGAAAGTAGGCCTAGTTCTCGAAGGCGGTTCGCGTCAGACAATTTTTTCGGCAGGCATTCTCGATGCCATGCTCGATGAAAATATCGTGTATCCGTATATCTGCGGCGTTTCGGCAGGCGGACATGCGGCGATGAATTACGTCACCCGTCAAAAGGGTCGTCTGCGCCACATTATTATGCCGACGAAATTGCAGCGCGGAAAAAAACACGCCAATCGCATTTTGGATGGCATTCAAAAAGAATCGCATGCGTTGCATTATCTCGCCGCATACGGTGCGATGCCGTTTGATTTTCAAACATTTTTCAATTCGCCTGTCGAGTGTGAATTTACTCTCACCACTTGCGAAACGGGACGTCCTGCTTACCTTTCGGAAAAAAACGACGAAAAGAATTTGCTCGATATTATCAATGCGAGCAGTTCTGTGCCGATGCTTTTCCCGGTAGCGCAAATCGGAATTTGGCATTATGTCGATGGAACCGTTTCGGATCCGATTCCGTTTCATCGCGCTTTTGAAAAAGGCTGCGATAAAGTTGTCGTCATTTCAACGCATTTCCCCGGCGAATCGGTGACGGATTTCCGCAAATACAGTCCGATTTTAAATCCGATGTTTAAACGCAAATACCCGAATCTTTTCCGCGTGATGATGGTGCGGTTCCGGCGTTATACGCGGATGTTTGAAGAATTGAAACAGTTAGAAAAAGCGGGTAAAGTCTTTTTAATGCGCCCCGAATCCGATCTCTGCGATCTTTTCGAAACGGATTTGGATCGGTTGAACGCTTCGTATGCGATGGGCCAAAATTACGCGACCCGCCGTATGGCAGAGCTAAAAGAATTTTTGAAATAA
- a CDS encoding DUF1846 domain-containing protein has translation MYKIGFDNDAYLKMQSEKIAERIAQFGGKLYLEFGGKLFDDFHASRVLPGFAPDSKIRMLTKMKDKAEVIIAINANDIEKNKVRGDLGITYDMDVLRLIDAFRGYGLYVSSVVLTRFDNQASAVAYQKKLEDLGLKVYRHYPIEGYPSDIPLIVSDNGYGKNEFVETSRELVVVTAPGPGSGKMAVCLSQLYHENKRGIKAGYAKFETFPIWNIPLKHPVNLAYEAATADLNDVNMIDPFHLEAYGKTTVNYNRDVEIFPVLNTIFSHILGTSPYKSPTDMGVNMAGNCIIDDAAVCDASNQEIIRRYYNTLCQVRKGQADKEQIYKLKLVMEQAHIKPEDRAVATLAEKKAEETNAPAVAIELQDGTIVTGKTTSLLGACSSALLNALKALAKIPDEVRLLSPMVIEPIQNLKTKQLRHKNPRLHMDEVLVALSVCALTDYNAKIALEKLSELEHCEVHASVILAQVDVDLFRRLRVNLTTAPKYQTAKLYHE, from the coding sequence ATGTACAAAATCGGATTTGATAACGACGCCTACTTGAAGATGCAATCGGAAAAAATTGCAGAACGCATTGCGCAATTTGGCGGAAAACTTTACTTGGAATTTGGCGGAAAATTATTTGACGATTTTCACGCATCCCGCGTCCTTCCTGGCTTTGCGCCCGACAGCAAAATTCGAATGCTCACGAAGATGAAAGACAAAGCCGAAGTCATCATCGCGATTAACGCCAACGATATTGAGAAGAATAAAGTCCGCGGCGATTTGGGCATTACATACGATATGGATGTGCTGCGTTTAATCGATGCCTTCCGCGGCTATGGTCTTTATGTGAGCAGCGTCGTCCTCACCCGTTTTGACAATCAAGCGAGTGCAGTCGCCTATCAAAAAAAGCTCGAAGATTTAGGGCTCAAAGTTTATCGGCATTATCCAATCGAAGGTTATCCGTCCGATATTCCGTTAATTGTAAGCGATAATGGCTACGGCAAAAATGAATTTGTAGAAACTTCGCGCGAACTCGTCGTCGTCACCGCTCCCGGTCCCGGCAGTGGAAAAATGGCGGTTTGCCTTTCGCAACTTTATCACGAAAATAAGCGCGGCATTAAAGCGGGCTACGCAAAATTTGAAACTTTCCCGATTTGGAATATTCCACTCAAACATCCGGTGAATCTCGCATACGAAGCCGCAACCGCCGACTTAAACGATGTGAATATGATCGATCCGTTCCATCTCGAAGCCTACGGAAAGACGACTGTCAACTACAACCGCGACGTCGAAATTTTCCCGGTTTTGAATACGATTTTCTCGCACATTCTCGGCACTTCGCCGTATAAATCGCCGACAGATATGGGCGTCAATATGGCGGGAAATTGCATTATCGATGACGCTGCCGTGTGCGATGCTTCGAACCAAGAAATCATCCGCCGCTATTACAATACATTATGCCAAGTGCGCAAAGGCCAAGCGGACAAAGAACAGATTTACAAATTAAAATTGGTGATGGAACAAGCGCACATCAAACCCGAAGACCGCGCTGTCGCTACCCTCGCCGAGAAAAAAGCCGAAGAGACAAATGCTCCCGCAGTCGCCATTGAATTGCAAGACGGAACAATCGTTACCGGCAAAACGACATCGCTTCTCGGAGCGTGTTCTAGCGCCCTTTTAAATGCGCTCAAAGCTTTAGCCAAAATTCCGGATGAAGTGCGTTTACTTTCGCCGATGGTCATCGAGCCCATTCAGAATTTAAAGACGAAACAACTGCGCCATAAAAATCCGCGTCTTCACATGGACGAAGTTCTCGTCGCCCTTTCCGTCTGCGCTCTCACCGATTACAATGCAAAAATCGCCCTCGAAAAACTTTCGGAATTAGAACATTGCGAAGTACATGCGAGCGTGATTTTAGCGCAAGTCGATGTGGATTTATTCCGAAGACTCCGCGTCAATCTCACGACGGCGCCGAAATATCAAACTGCAAAACTTTACCACGAATAA
- a CDS encoding cation transporter, whose translation MPAKQKLRFSRLVLPKQDPKNYKQIEMQTLKVGIWINVLMGICGWVGYVFASSYALALDGSLCVISAVSFIIALYITRDRDVKSDEYPFGIYSIENVYALLQGILLIAITVYAIFQGAENILHFVRGNRTEAEPLKLIPLLIYTIAMVFACAGVWLYYRRQSNKTGGESPILKSETVAAYMDTFVTVGTGIALILMALIPADSSLSFLNYIGDSIIVIIISLFLLPPPIRVVTHSFFSLIGRTTQNKSLKRRTEAVIKSHLDSSFSLRKLLIFHIGSSYEVDVTISPIQDSEMNIFRFRETRNSLEKELQKLFPNLILQLFLE comes from the coding sequence ATGCCTGCGAAACAAAAATTGCGATTTTCTCGTTTGGTCCTTCCAAAACAGGATCCGAAAAACTATAAACAAATCGAAATGCAAACTTTAAAAGTCGGCATTTGGATTAACGTGTTAATGGGAATTTGCGGTTGGGTCGGTTATGTTTTTGCGAGTTCTTATGCGCTTGCGTTAGACGGCAGTTTATGCGTGATTTCTGCAGTGAGTTTTATCATTGCGCTTTACATTACCCGCGACCGCGATGTGAAAAGCGATGAATATCCGTTTGGCATTTACAGCATCGAAAATGTTTACGCGCTTCTGCAAGGAATTTTGCTTATCGCGATTACGGTTTATGCGATTTTCCAAGGCGCCGAAAATATTTTGCACTTTGTCCGTGGAAACAGAACCGAAGCCGAGCCATTAAAACTGATTCCGCTTTTGATTTATACGATTGCGATGGTTTTTGCCTGCGCAGGAGTTTGGCTTTATTACCGCAGACAATCCAATAAAACCGGAGGCGAAAGTCCCATTCTCAAATCCGAAACTGTCGCCGCTTACATGGATACATTTGTCACAGTCGGCACAGGAATTGCTCTCATTTTAATGGCGCTTATTCCCGCGGATTCTAGTCTTTCTTTTTTGAATTACATCGGCGATTCCATTATCGTCATCATCATTTCGCTTTTTCTTTTACCGCCGCCTATTCGCGTTGTCACGCATTCATTTTTTTCTCTCATCGGGCGCACGACGCAGAATAAAAGTTTAAAACGCCGCACCGAAGCCGTCATCAAATCGCATTTGGATTCTTCCTTTTCTCTCCGCAAATTGCTGATTTTTCACATCGGTTCAAGCTACGAAGTCGACGTGACCATTTCACCCATCCAGGATTCCGAGATGAATATTTTCCGTTTTCGTGAAACGCGAAATTCTCTCGAAAAAGAATTGCAAAAACTTTTCCCTAATTTGATTCTGCAACTATTCTTAGAATAA
- a CDS encoding PadR family transcriptional regulator, which produces MNRYDLVLLGLIKERERSGYDIMTEIKNRELDRWAKISTSTIYNRLTRLEKNGSIEGHAERDGNRPERTVYRLLEKGEELLKKEVLRHLTGFNDDPRTLGYAFLYAVDPIDSVRVLEVHEKKLLEEIARLQKMIDEEPRPTLYPEGPFLNCMSRDHILVELKYTRAAIAILRDPQKQKKLGGYFYINFGSRDFNKNA; this is translated from the coding sequence ATGAATCGTTATGACCTCGTTTTGCTCGGGCTAATTAAAGAGCGCGAACGAAGCGGCTATGACATTATGACGGAAATTAAAAACCGTGAATTGGATCGTTGGGCTAAAATCAGCACATCGACGATTTACAATCGTTTAACGCGTTTAGAAAAAAATGGTTCTATCGAAGGCCACGCAGAACGCGACGGCAATCGCCCCGAACGCACGGTTTATCGTCTTTTGGAAAAAGGCGAAGAACTTTTGAAAAAAGAAGTATTGCGCCATTTGACGGGTTTTAACGATGACCCGCGGACTCTCGGCTACGCATTTTTGTATGCGGTCGATCCGATTGATTCTGTCCGCGTGTTAGAAGTACACGAGAAAAAACTTTTAGAAGAAATCGCTCGGTTGCAGAAAATGATTGACGAAGAGCCGCGTCCGACTCTTTATCCCGAAGGTCCTTTCCTCAACTGCATGAGCCGCGACCACATTTTGGTGGAATTAAAATACACGCGCGCAGCGATTGCCATTTTACGCGATCCTCAGAAGCAGAAAAAGCTCGGCGGCTATTTCTATATTAACTTTGGATCTCGCGATTTTAACAAAAACGCTTAG